The Drosophila bipectinata strain 14024-0381.07 chromosome 2L, DbipHiC1v2, whole genome shotgun sequence genome has a segment encoding these proteins:
- the Ubc2 gene encoding ubiquitin-conjugating enzyme E2-24 kDa, producing the protein MSSTPAAGNAAEVATSSASTTPSAPSAATGNASQTTTTAATTPARGRGANGGASGSNASGGDEPRKESKPTPRISKALGTSAKRIQKELAEITLDPPPNCSAGPKGDNLYEWVSTILGPPGSVYEGGVFFLDIHFSPEYPFKPPKVTFRTRIYHCNINSQGVICLDILKDNWSPALTISKVLLSICSLLTDCNPADPLVGSIATQYLQNREEHDRIARLWTKRYAT; encoded by the exons ATGTCTTCAACCCCAGCCGCTGGCAATGCCGCCGAGGTGGCCACCTCCAGTGCCAGCACCACTCCGAGTGCCCCAAGTGCGGCCACCGGGAACGCCAGTCAGACCACAACCACGGCAGCAACGACGCCCGCCCGGGGCAGGGGTGCCAATGGTGGTGCCTCGGGTAGCAACGCTTCTGGTGGCGATGAGCCGCGCAAGGAGAGCAAACCTACGCCTAGAATATCCAAGGCGCTAGGAACCTCGGCTAAACGCATTCAGAAGGAGCTGGCTGAGATCACACTGGACCCGCCGCCCAACTGTAGTGCCGGGCCGAAGGGCGACAACCTTTACGAGTGGGTGTCCACCATCCTGGGACCGCCCGGATCTGTCTACGAGGGCGGCGTTTTCTTCCTGGACATCCACTTCTCTCCGGAGTACCCCTTCAAGCCACCCAAAGTCACGTTCCGCACACGCATCTACCACTGCAATATCAACAGCCAGGGCGTTATCTGCCTGGACATACTCAAGGACAACTGGTCGCCGGCGCTGACCATATCGAAGGTGTTGCTGTCAATTTGTTCCCTGCTCACAGACTGCAATCCAG ctgATCCGCTGGTAGGCAGTATCGCCACGCAATACTTGCAAAATAGAGAAGAACACGATCGAATTGCGCGTCTCTGGACAAAAAG GTACGCAACATGA
- the LOC108126872 gene encoding uncharacterized protein, whose product MIEMITNFALIPLLMIVGAAATAEQVEYLNPQSSPGDHRLAKRMDLEVCIGHFDVHKNTIIRTGESQAIGGKYLQGLELDTIEECERLCCETDACDVYIFERKAGGYCYLFECGPPENFHCKFTRHANYTSAVLTPQVRQPAELASTPRPQLPHIPSNNVSQQEWELSNLKLKPEARDKPTAATAVAPTSVSGAVAGTGSVSGAAQSAVNVAQSAPIAHCGRFQFTCHSGECIAVYNACDGIPQCEDGSDEGPECNTISSAATKSSGSNSNMEPVKPLVQQYLPVQNVQQQLQVAAQQQQQHQPQQQQQQPQQQPQHVIVLGPPPPPPPPPPMVNNREDAAAWANRKMIAEVQQQQPQQQLQMQQQQQSPQQQAETINGDDRSHIFSHKGGLQLQQSANGNQGQLPVPGQGLAQPAVQVQGQSAPLQLPSYTSNQLYGMSLPRSGLYMPTQQQQQSLQQQPQTSSVQQLQPGAVWPQTAAGVPQQQLLPVQQQQQAITPQQQGRIYATAPAVQSPPAQQQAMLPVLNAAPAPGKSQSQGGDEEYDDYDDDASTEAPKKKQRKHKKVKAKAGKDPIELALEQNKQEASLPVLPVPVSPVHEQYKMIHENLAIEFRDHDGHSERPGGAVLSLTMGLLVTAALAILIGCRMRTVSRRARRLGGKTPYSQEADFLVNGMYL is encoded by the exons ATGATCGAAATGATAACCAATTTCGCGCTAATTCCGCTGCTAATGATTGTGGGAGCAGCAGCCACCGCAGAGCAGGTGGAGTACCTCAATCCGCAATCTTCTCCAGGGGATCACCGACTGGCCAAGCGGATGGATCTGGAGGTCTGCATAG GCCACTTTGATGTTCACAAAAACACCATTATACGGACTGGAGAATCCCAGGCGATTGGTGGCAAGTACCTCCAGGGACTCGAGCTGGACACCATTGAGGAGTGCGAGCGGCTCTGCTGTGAGACGGATGCCTGCGATGTGTACATTTTCGAGCGAAAGGCAGGTGGCTATTGTTACCTGTTCGAGTGTGGACCGCCGGAGAACTTCCACTGCAAGTTCACACGACACGCCAACTACACGAGTGCCGTTCTGACCCCCCAGGTGCGGCAGCCCGCCGAACTGGCCAGTACTCCGCGTCCCCAGCTGCCCCACATACCCAGCAACAATGTCTCGCAGCAAGAGTGGGAGCTGAGTAACCTCAAATTGAAGCCGGAAGCGCGGGACAAGCCCACTGCGGCCACTGCGGTGGCCCCCACATCCGTGTCGGGAGCTGTAGCGGGAACGGGCTCTGTTTCTGGTGCGGCGCAATCGGCAGTCAACGTGGCTCAAAGTG CTCCCATTGCACACTGTGGGCGTTTCCAGTTCACCTGCCATTCCGGAGAATGCATTGCGGTCTACAATGCCTGCGACGGTATACCGCAGTGCGAAGATGGCAGCGACGAGGGACCGGAA TGCAATACCATATCATCGGCAGCCACAAAGTCGAGTggaagcaacagcaacatggAGCCCGTTAAGCCATTGGTGCAGCAATACCTGCCCGTGCAGAACGTGCAACAACAGTTGCAAGTTGCCgctcaacagcagcagcagcatcagccacaacaacagcagcaacagccacaGCAACAGCCACAGCATGTAATTGTGCTGGGtccacctccaccaccaccaccaccgccacccaTGGTCAACAATCGTGAAGATGCCGCCGCATGGGCCAACCGCAAGATGATTGCTGaggtgcagcagcaacagccgcagcagcagttgcagatgcaacagcagcaacagtcgCCTCAGCAACAGGCAGAGACTATTAATGGAG ATGACCGGAGTCACATATTTAGTCACAAAGGCGGCCTCCAATTGCAGCAGTCGGCGAACGGCAACCAGGGGCAGCTCCCGGTGCCGGGGCAGGGACTGGCACAGCCGGCGGTTCAGGTTCAGGGGCAATCAGCACCACTCCAATTGCCCAGCTACACCAGCAATCAACTCTATGGGATGTCGCTGCCTCGCTCTGGATTGTACATGCCCacgcaacagcagcagcagtcgtTGCAGCAACAACCACAGACATCATCTGTCCAGCAATTGCAGCCTGGTGCCGTGTGGCCCCAAACGGCGGCTGGGGTgccgcagcagcaactgcttccagtgcagcagcaacagcaagcCATCACACCTCAGCAACAGGGTCGTATATATGCCACAGCACCCGCTGTTCAATCTCCTCCAGCTCAGCAGCAAGCCATGTTGCCCGTCTTGAATGCGGCACCTGCCCCGGGAAAGAGCCAGAGTCAAGGTGGGGATGAGGAGTACGATGACTACGACGATGACGCCTCCACAGAGGCACCAAAGAAG AAACAACGAAAGCACAAAAAGGTCAAGGCAAAGGCTGGAAAGGATCCCATTGAACTGGCCCTCGAACAGAATAAGCAGGAGGCGTCCCTGCCAGTTCTGCCCGTTCCCGTGTCGCCGGTGCACGAACAGTACAAGATGATCCATGAGAATCTGGCGATAGAGTTTAGAGACCACGATGGCCACTCGGAACGACCCGGCGGGGCTGTCCTGTCGCTGACCATGGGCCTGCTGGTCACCGCAGCGCTCGCCATTCTTATTGGCTGCCGGATGAGGACGGTCAGCCGGAGGGCACGTCGCCTAGGCGGCAAGACGCCTTATTCTCAGGAGGCGGACTTTCTGGTCAACGGCATGTACCTCTAA